In Gasterosteus aculeatus chromosome 15, fGasAcu3.hap1.1, whole genome shotgun sequence, a single genomic region encodes these proteins:
- the adprs gene encoding ADP-ribosylhydrolase ARH3 translates to MQSPLYPTLDLRAHCACAARGQTAIATLSGNSAEAELGRPFVIVVVVIIIVAVHRRSDQPGGFLLSVTLTKSLSPADRMAATAVRAAAGAPASLSRFRGALVAAVLGDCVGGEFEGAEEVPMESVLQHLSNLDDETKGNGILEYSDDTAMARCVVQSLLTRAGFDEQDMARRFAKEYSMSPGRGYGSGVIQVLKKLSSPQLSDVYQPAKDQFNGRGSFGNGGAMRAAPFALAFPEPADVKRCACQGAMLTHSCSLGYNGAVLQALAVHLSLQGAIDKPQQFISRLITEMEEVEDNKETRNDARILKEAEKPFCERLHRVRDLMDRSTVSIEEVISELGNGIAALHSVPTAIFCVLHCLQPRECLPANYGGLERTIAYSLALGGDTDTIACMAGAIAGAHYGIEAIPQSWIRCCEGAEDADTDAEWLHVLYWRSSQGGGGGSGTGKRSHEDASGSQSNASNGTEKKARPE, encoded by the exons ATGCAGAGCCCGCTCTACCCGACTCTAGATCTACGCGCGCACTGCGCATGCGCCGCTCGGGGTCAAACGGCCATCGCAACGCTGTCAGGAAACAGCGCAGAGGCGGAGTTGGGTCGAccatttgttattgttgttgttgttatcatCATCGTCGCTGTCCATCGTCGTTCCGACCAACCGGGGGGTTTTCTCCTCAGCGTGACCTTGACGAAGTCTCTTTCCCCGGCCGATCGAATGGCAGCGACGGCGGTGAGAGCGGCCGCGGGGGCCCCGGCGTCTTTGTCCCGGTTCAGAGGAGCGCTGGTCGCGGCCGTGCTGGGGGATTGTGTCGGCGGAGAGTTTGAAGGAGCGGAGGAGGTGCCCATGGAGAGCGTGCTGCAGCACCTGAGCAACCTGGACGACGAGACCAAAGGGAACG gtATCCTTGAGTACAGCGACGACACTGCAATGGCGCGCTGTGTGGTCCAGTCTCTACTGACTCGCGCTGGCTTCGATGAGCAGGACATGGCTCGCAG GTTTGCTAAGGAGTACAGCATGTCCCCGGGTCGTGGCTATGGTTCTGGGGTGATCCAGGTGTTGAAGAAGCTGTCGTCCCCTCAGCTCAGTGACGTGTACCAGCCGGCAAAGGACCAGTTCAATGGTCGAGGGTCCTTTGGGAATGGGGGAGCCATGAGGGCGGCTCCCTTTGCGCTGGCTTTCCCCGAACCGGCGGATGTTAAAAGG TGTGCATGTCAGGGAGCCATGCTCACCCACTCCTGCTCTCTGGGTTATAACGGGGCAGTGCTGCAGGCGTTAGCCGTGCACCTCTCCCTGCAGGGGGCAATAGACAAGCCCCAGCAGTTCATCAGCAGGCTTATcacagagatggaggaagtggaggacaaCAAGGAGACGCGCAACGATGCCAGGAT CTTAAAAGAAGCAGAGAAGCCATTCTGCGAGCGCCTCCACAGAGTGCGAGACCTGATGGACAGGAGCACGGTCAGCATCGAGGAGGTCATTTCTGAGCTGG gtAACGGCATTGCCGCGCTCCACTCGGTCCCCACCGCCATCTTCTGCGTTCTCCACTGCCTGCAGCCGAGAGAATGCCTCCCGGCGAACTACGGCGGCCTGGAGAGGACAATAGCGTACAGCCTGGCGCTGGGAGGCGACACGGACACCATAGCCTGCATGGCGGGGGCCATCGCCGGGGCCCACTACGGCATCGAGGCCATTCCGCAGTCGTGGATTAGGTGCTGCGAGGGGGCGGAGGACGCCGACACCGACGCAGAGTGGCTCCACGTGCTGTACTGGCGGTCCTCTcagggaggcggcggcggcagcgggaCGGGGAAGCGCAGCCACGAAGACGCATCCGGAAGCCAGTCAAACGCTTCTAACGGCACAGAGAAGAAAGCTCGACCCGAGTGA